The Tissierellales bacterium genome includes the window TGATTATTATCAACTTTTAGAGTATCACACCCCATAAATCTTCCAACATTATTTTCTAATGATTTATACACAACAGTCATGTCCGCTCCGTTTTTCTTATGAGCCTCTACCACTGGTCTTAAATCAATGTTGCAAATCATATAACTTCTTGACATCACAACGTATTTTTGAGATGAATACTTTAAATAATCTAAATGGTTTATGAAATTTTCAAGATCTCCTCTAATAGGCATATTATTTTCAAAAACCCTATCTGGATGGAATAAATAGAGCCCATCTCGTTTTCTATCTAATCCCCAATGTTTACCACTACCTAAGTGTTGTGTTAATGACCTTGTTTTTCCATATGTGTAAATAGAAACATTTTTTATACCACTATTTGTTATATTGCTAAGCATAAAATCTATAACTCTATATCTTCCCAATATAGGCAATGAAGCTGTTGTCCTCGTCATGGTCATTTCCTTAATCCTATCTTCTGGATCTGACAAATTTATTATGCTCATTACATCATTCATTGCATCCACCCCCAAAATTACCTTCAAAAACATCTATATAATTATCATCCCTATCTCCAATTACTTCTCCGCTTCTTACAATTGCGCCTTCTAAAACTATCGTTTTGTAAACTTCTGCTCCATCTTCGATTTTTGCTCCATGCATTATTATAGAACCTTCAACTTTTGCATCGGGGCCAACATATACATCTGGAGAAATAACTGATTTTTTTACTTCGCCCTCTATTACACAGCCTTCATTCAACAATGAATTTTCAACTACACCAGTTGCTGCAACATATTGCGGTGGGCTATTTGGATTTACTGAATAGTTTCTCCAGTGGGCATCATATAAATCAAACGCTCTATCTTCTCTTAATAAATCCATATTCGCTTCCCATAAACTTTCAACTGTTCCAACGTCTTTCCAATATCCATCAAATTCATAAGCTGAAAATTTATAGTCT containing:
- the glgD gene encoding glucose-1-phosphate adenylyltransferase subunit GlgD is translated as MNDVMSIINLSDPEDRIKEMTMTRTTASLPILGRYRVIDFMLSNITNSGIKNVSIYTYGKTRSLTQHLGSGKHWGLDRKRDGLYLFHPDRVFENNMPIRGDLENFINHLDYLKYSSQKYVVMSRSYMICNIDLRPVVEAHKKNGADMTVVYKSLENNVGRFMGCDTLKVDNNQNVISMGKSMGKERYYNISLEMYVMEREKLIEIIEKSVQHGDANFLKEAIINRMGELKVKGYPFKGYLSCVNSIENYYNTNKDLLSIANANDLFGRNGKIYT